One region of Triticum aestivum cultivar Chinese Spring chromosome 6B, IWGSC CS RefSeq v2.1, whole genome shotgun sequence genomic DNA includes:
- the LOC123135443 gene encoding uncharacterized protein → MAQRAAGALLRRSLGLAPPTAPRALSTSTAAPAAAAEGEAAAAKAKRSKKKNLFDVVQFLPDWGVGYKVAKTTWRDVSYQITKINLYKDGRHGKAWGIRHKAGVQVADAPIKLSGVNKRGWKYIKASQKTVQDTPAAETPAAATATATA, encoded by the exons ATGGCGCAGAGGGCGGCGGGCGCGCTTCTCCGGCGGTCCCTCGGGCTCGCGCCGCCGACGGCCCCCAGGGCCCTGAGCACCAGCACCGCGGcgccggccgcggcggcggagggagaggccGCGGCTGCCAAGGCGAAGAGGAGCAAGAAGAAGAACCTGTTCGACGTGGTGCAGTTCCTGCCGGACTGGGGCGTCGGCTACAAGGTcgccaagaccacctggcgcgacgTCTCCTACCAGATCACCAAGATCAACCTCTACAAG GACGGCCGCCACGGGAAGGCGTGGGGGATTCGGCACAAGGCCG GTGTGCAAGTGGCCGACGCTCCGATAAAACTCAGCGGAGTGAACAAGCGTGGTTGGAAGTACATAAAGGCATCGCAGAAGACGGTGCAGGATACCCCCGCAGCAGAGACGCCAGCCGCTGCCACTGCCACCGCCACTGCTTAA